Proteins encoded within one genomic window of Triticum aestivum cultivar Chinese Spring chromosome 2D, IWGSC CS RefSeq v2.1, whole genome shotgun sequence:
- the LOC123048749 gene encoding non-specific lipid-transfer protein C6-like, with translation MASKPILAGVVLLIAIAAAAVTPASTAGANPVAIGDGSDEAATTCVPTLERLLSCLDFIEHRTDAIPLPCCVQVNTTVAQQPCCLMHVLRGDVARLMGPDFDSARAMVNVTSRCLGDGSILMSITRSCAGKPLPPLTPEYPFTAALPPPPPSSSGAGRLEALSYTVLLVALVASFL, from the exons ATGGCGTCCAAACCGATCTTGGCCGGCGTCGTCCTCCTgatcgccatcgccgccgcggCAGTCACACCGGCATCCACGGCCGGAGCGAACCCCGTCGCCATCGGCGATGGCTCCGACGAGGCGGCAACGACATGCGTGCCGACGCTTGAACGGCTGCTGTCGTGCCTGGACTTCATCGAGCACCGCACCGACGCGATCCCGCTGCCCTGCTGCGTCCAGGTGAACACCACGGTCGCCCAGCAGCCGTGCTGCCTCATGCATGTCCTGCGCGGCGACGTCGCGCGGCTCATGGGGCCGGACTTCGACAGCGCCCGCGCCATGGTCAACGTCACCTCCAGGTGCCTCGGCGACGGCTCCATCCTCATGTCCATCACTCGTTCGTGCGCAG GCAAGCCGCTTCCGCCGCTGACGCCTGAATATCCCTTCACTGccgcgttgccgccgccgccgccgtcatcctCAG GGGCAGGACGGCTGGAAGCCTTGTCTTACACCGTATTGCTAGTTGCACtcgttgcaagcttcttgtga